A DNA window from Helianthus annuus cultivar XRQ/B chromosome 15, HanXRQr2.0-SUNRISE, whole genome shotgun sequence contains the following coding sequences:
- the LOC110901167 gene encoding protein FAR1-RELATED SEQUENCE 5-like, translated as MESGDADIPTYQPVGNVQVSPNSGRRTFIPDVDDLIKPQMHMTFDSLENAFRFYQRYAKAGGFTARKGTQYEPRKGVIHNKWFVCSKEGTKPLKAIDSTQEAGSSNVNSKSKITRRVPSIRTGCEACIRVKLIAPDNLYVVYYFEESHNHSFVAEDDRYLLPENRSMNYVQEEAVNALSAINVGPVRAFNIMRTLYGGFAKVGATKGDFKNFKRDLNRYIAEYDADMVIKRLRRKKEFMPNFSMEYLTTAEGVLRALFWADGDTKRNFNIFGDVVSFDATYRRNKYNMMFVPFTGVDNHYRNVTLGAAIIEDETAETYRWLLNAFRQAFGRAPPVIVTDQDPAMRKAIQDTWPESRHRLCMWHIMEKLTTKVGANLCNSTDFKKRLCDIVWTDALLPEQFENEWGVILADFDLLNHEWLQSIYQIRDTWIPAYYRDQHMSGLMRTSSRSESENHFFGQFCNPNCTLVEFLGHFDSAIEAQRHEHRKNDHDTRHTNPQIFAKEFVLEQQAANIYTRTIFFDAQLEIQTAIHKCALGKWDDREDNFVNFSVKDFSQACTTFFHVMMRQLDMTVSCSCNRQFSERYIMRRWTREAVPNSAPGAILGISESDDRYQQVNGVVREITRSAESLINRMKSNREIAIIQSAKKKKGRECGNCKRRGHNRRTCSYPARENADDSSESNEADLEGDDEEELEDVAGEGDDEEELEDEEQE; from the exons ATGGAGTCTGGCGATGCAG ATATTCCTACATACCAGCCCGTTGGTAATGTTCAGGTGTCCCCAAATTCTGGAAGGAGGACATTTATTCCAGATGTTGATGATTTGATTAAACCTCAGATGCATATGACGTTTGATTCGCTGGAAAATGCTTTTCGTTTTTACCAAAGATATGCTAAGGCGGGAGGTTTCACAGCTAGGAAGGGTACTCAATATGAGCCTCGAAAGGGTGTAATACATAATAAATGGTTCGTATGCTCAAAAGAGGGTACTAAACCCTTAAAGGCGATTGACTCGACTCAGGAAGCTGGTAGTTCTAATGTTAACTCGAAGTCTAAGATTACTCGCAGGGTTCCTTCTATAAGGACCGGATGTGAAGCGTGCATTCGGGTTAAGTTAATAGCCCCGGATAATCTTTACGTGGTTTATTACTTCGAGGAGTCGCATAATCACTCATTTGTTGCTGAAGATGACAGGTACTTGCTTCCTGAAAACAGATCTATGAATTACGTACAGGAAGAAGCCGTGAATGCTTTGAGTGCCATAAACGTTGGTCCAGTTAGAGCGTTTAACATTATGAGGACTCTTTATGGAGGTTTCGCTAAGGTAGGCGCAACTAAAGGTGACTTCAAGAACTTCAAGAGAGACTTAAATAGGTATATAGCTGAGTACGATGCTGACATGGTTATCAAACGCCTAAGAAGGAAGAAAGAATTTATGCCCAATTTCTCTATGGAATACCTTACAACTGCCGAGGGCGTTTTACGTGCGTTGTTCTGGGCCGATGGTGATACAAAGAGaaattttaatatttttgggGATGTTGTGTCGTTCGATGCTACTTATCGTCGTAACAA GTACAATATGATGTTTGTACCTTTTACCGGCGTTGACAATCACTATCGTAATGTTACCTTGGGTGCTGCTATTATAGAGGATGAAACTGCCGAAACATATAGATGGTTGCTCAACGCATTTCGGCAGGCGTTTGGGCGCGCACCACCTGTGATTGTAACTGATCAAGACCCAGCGATGAGGAAAGCTATTCAAGATACTTGGCCTGAAAGTAGGCACAGGCTTTGCATGTGGCATATAATGGAGAAACTCACTACCaag GTTGGCGCCAACCTATGCAATAGCACTGATTTTAAGAAGAGGTTGTGTGATATTGTTTGGACCGATGCCTTACTGCCAGAACAGTTTGAAAATGAATGGGGTGTTATATTGGCTGATTTTGATTTGCTGAATCATGAATGGTTACAGTCAATTTATCAGATTAGGGATACATGGATCCCTGCGTACTATCGTGATCAACACATGTCTGGGCTGATGCGTACCTCATCACGTTCGGAGAGCGAGAACCATTTCTTTGGGCAGTTTTGCAACCCGAATTGTACCCTTGTTGAATTCTTGGGGCATTTTGATTCTGCAATTGAAGCCCAAAGACACGAGCACAGGAAGAATGATCACGATACTAGGCACACGAACCCCCAAATATTTGCAAAAGAGTTTGTCTTAGAGCAACAGGCGGCAAACATATACACACGGACAATTTTCTTTGATGCGCAACTTGAAATTCAGACAGCCATTCACAAGTGTGCTCTTGGAAAATGGGATGATAGAGAGGATAACTTTGTGAACTTCTCTGTGAAGGACTTTTCTCAAGCGTGTACTACATTTTTTCAT GTTATGATGCGGCAGCTAGACATGACCGTTAGTTGCTCATGCAATAG GCAGTTCTCTGAAAGGTACATAATGCGACGGTGGACCAGGGAAGCTGTTCCTAATAGTGCACCGGGAGCGATATTGGGGATTAGTGAAAGTGATGATCGGTACCAGCAAGTTAATGGTGTTGTAAGGGAGATAACAAGGTCAGCCGAGTCTCTTATTAACAG AATGAAGAGTAATCGTGAAATTGCCATTATTCAATCTGCGAAGAAAAAAAAGGGTCGCGAATGTGGCAATTGCAAACGTCGGGGGCATAATAGACGTACCTGCTCGTACCCGGCAAGGGAAAATGCCGACGACTCCTCAGAAAGTAACGAAGCGGATCTTGAAGGAGACGACGAAGAGGAGCTAGAAGATGTGGCGGGTGAAGGAGACGACGAAGAGGAGCTAGAAGATGAAGAGCAAGAGTAG